The following proteins are co-located in the Aquarana catesbeiana isolate 2022-GZ linkage group LG02, ASM4218655v1, whole genome shotgun sequence genome:
- the DCLRE1B gene encoding 5' exonuclease Apollo, whose translation MNGTILPNTPIAVDFWQIRRCSHIRLFFLSHMHSDHTVGLSSTWNRPLYCSPITAKILKHKLQVNSKWINPLEVDVCHMLPLDDCGIETVAVTLIDANHCPGSVMLLFEGYFGAILHTGDFRYSPLMLKYPPLKNKKIDVLYLDNTNCDPESNLPSRQEATKEIEDIIAKHPEHDIVIGLYSIGKESLLVDLAKIFKTWIVVSPQRMELLNLFDIEDVFTVQEGGGRIRVLEQSEVIHGNMVKWNSVYPTIAILPTSRKVKIWHKNVYVVPYSDHSSFDELLEFVSHIRPCSIVPVVKTKECWLHFNKYLNSETIKNDVIIPNSVKAYMRSQGLSSKLKAKMLKVSVNKNLPRGVEFETPEKIPSDAELDGGREEKKTTVSTEENINGQQLTTSDESSPISEQCPIPTPLSESTVLVSNVNSTVTSPWFKNTSQTLENETEMPSAIWSPQNMNGTVLSDTSVLYAETKSNITSSCAPCVPVFFTRADRLSLLPCSKRELFGSKHFHDQVEKYIRNYIH comes from the exons ATGAATGGGACTATACTTCCAAACACCCCTATAGCTGTGGATTTCTGGCAGATCCGGCGATGCAGCCACATTCGGCTCTTTTTCCTTTCTCATATGCACAGTGACCATACAGTAGGCTTATCTTCAACATGGAATCGCCCATTGTACTGTTCACCCATCACAGCCAAAATACTGAAACATAAGCTACAG GTTAACAGTAAGTGGATCAACCCATTAGAAGTTGATGTGTGCCATatgctgccattggatgactgcgGAATCGAAACAGTGGCTGTCACTTTAATAGATGCCAACCATTGCCCTGGTTCTGTTATGTTATTGTTTGAAGGATACTTCGGTGCTATCTTACATACAG GTGATTTCCGCTACAGCCCTCTGATGCTAAAATATCCTCCTCTAAAGAACAAGAAGATTGATGTTTTGTACTTGGATAATACAAACTGTGATCCTGAAAGCAACCTGCCTTCTCGACAGGAAGCCACAAAAGAAATAGAAGATATAATTGCAAAACACCCAGAGCATGACATAGTAATTG GTCTCTACAGCATTGGAAAAGAGTCTCTTCTTGTTGACTTGGCTAAGATCTTTAAGACTTGGATTGTTGTAAGCCCTCAGAGAATGGAATTGCTCAACCTATTTGATATTGAAGATGTTTTTACAGTacaggagggaggaggaagaatCCGTGTTCTAGAGCAGAGCGAGGTCATTCATGGTAACATGGTTAAATGGAATTCTGTTTATCCAACAATAGCAATTCTCCCCACCAGTCGAAAAGTGAAGATCTGGCATAAGAATGTCTATGTTGTACCATACTCTGATCATTCTTCATTCGATGAGCTCCTTGAGTTTGTATCTCATATAAGGCCTTGCTCCATTGTTCCTGTGGTGAAGACAAAAGAATGCTGGCTTcactttaataaatatttaaattctGAGACAATAAAAAATGATGTAATAATTCCAAATTCTGTAAAGGCCTACATGAGAAGTCAAGGCCTATCAAGTAAATTGAAAGCTAAAATGCTAAAGGTTTCTGTAAATAAAAATTTACCTCGAGGAGTTGAGTTTGAAACTCCTGAAAAAATACCAAGTGATGCAGAGCTTGATGGTGGCAGAGAAGAAAAAAAGACCACTGTTTCAACAGAAGAAAATATTAACGGTCAGCAGCTAACTACTTCTGATGAGTCTTCACCGATTTCAGAACAATGCCCAATTCCAACACCTCTGAGTGAGTCTACCGTGCTTGTGTCAAACGTGAACTCCACAGTTACCTCTCCGTGGTTCAAGAACACTTCACAGACTCTTGAGAATGAAACCGAGATGCCTTCTGCAATCTGGTCACCGCAAAACATGAATGGGACAGTTCTATCTGACACATCTGTGTTGTATGCAGAAACAAAAAGTAACATTACTTCTTCCTGTGCTCCATGTGTGCCTGTTTTCTTTACAAGGGCAGATAGGCTTTCCTTGTTGCCTTGCAGTAAAAGAGAACTTTTTGGTTCAAAGCACTTTCATGATCAAGTTGAGAAATATATTAGGAACTATATCCACTGA